A window of Methanobacterium formicicum DSM 3637 contains these coding sequences:
- a CDS encoding DUF1847 domain-containing protein has translation MKCASCTKKDCFNGKDCLEMRDKTKELYVDDEINLLKASSAIEARYYMEKTRIQEVILFSKEMGYEKIGMAFCVGLEQEARQIHDLFRKHFQVHSVCCKVCGIDKSDFQLEQIDENGYEAMCNPLGQATILNEKNTYLNIIIGLCIGHDILFTEHSEAPVTTLVVKDRVLAHNPLGAVYSNYYQNKLKNGI, from the coding sequence TTGAAATGTGCTTCCTGCACTAAAAAAGATTGTTTTAACGGTAAAGACTGCCTGGAAATGAGGGACAAAACCAAAGAACTTTACGTAGATGATGAAATCAATTTACTCAAAGCATCTTCAGCTATTGAAGCCAGATACTACATGGAAAAAACCCGTATTCAGGAAGTAATTCTTTTTTCAAAGGAAATGGGTTATGAAAAGATTGGAATGGCATTCTGTGTTGGTTTAGAACAGGAAGCTCGCCAGATTCATGATCTGTTTCGAAAACATTTCCAGGTGCACTCAGTTTGTTGTAAAGTATGTGGGATTGATAAATCCGATTTCCAGCTGGAACAGATTGATGAAAACGGTTATGAAGCCATGTGCAACCCTCTAGGCCAAGCAACAATCCTCAATGAAAAAAATACATATCTCAACATCATAATCGGTCTGTGCATTGGTCATGACATTCTCTTCACAGAACATTCAGAGGCACCAGTAACCACTCTAGTTGTGAAGGATAGAGTACTTGCCCATAACCCCTTAGGGGCAGTTTATTCTAACTACTATCAAAATAAACTTAAAAATGGGATATAA